The following nucleotide sequence is from Pseudomonadota bacterium.
CAAAGTTTTGCCTACATCCTTTGTTATTTTCTTGTTCAGAACATCTTCTGCGACGGTCAATCCCAAACTCGAAAAGGTATCGTCGTCATTTGACTCGATATCTAATTTCACGGCTTTTATAAATCGATTGCGGGCGTCTTCAAAATTACTTTTTATAGCTGCTGATATGCCTTCGTTGTATTCTTTATTTTGTTGTTCAGCCGCTATAACCGAATGTTTCATTACAATCGGAGACAATGACATAAATGCCAATACAGAAATAAGGATCAGTTTCCAAGAGAATTTTCTTTTAGTTAAAATCATACCGGAATCCTCCATATCTTTATTTTATCGCAACCGCCCACATTGAGCGGTTAACCCCTGAATTGAGCTGTTGCCGGGAACCTATAGATTGAAGACCGAATTCCTTCTCCAATGCCTCCTTATGCACAGGTTCGCTCCCATTTCCCTGTCCTCCTTTTGTAATATTTAACAACATACAAAAGGACTGAAAGGGAGCAAAAAAGTTTCATCCACAGATTACACAGATTTGCACAGATTAGAGTACCATCCTTTTATATTCCAAAGATTTTGAGCCAAAATTGAGCAGCAGGCCAACTCTTATACGAGTCGCTTTCAGATAGTTAATAATTTGGGCTTCCTCGTTGGCAGTAAGCTTTTCGATGGCTTTTATTTCAACAACAACTTTTTCAAATGCAATAAAATCGGGTTTATACATTTTGTTGAGTTGCTGCCCTTTATAGAACAGGATTACATCCGGCTGAGTCCTGAAATCTATGCCCTGTAGAATGAACTCCCTTTCCAAAGCCTCCTGATAAACCGCTTCGAGAAAACCGTTTCCAAGCTCTTTGTGGACCTTGAACACAAACATATTAGCGCTCATCTTCAAGACAGAACTCCTTATTATGGACTATTTCTGTTGAACAATTTTGTCGATGCCAATGGCAACATACTTGCCACGCTCTTTTTTAAAGTCGACTTTCACCTTATTGCCGCTCTCTATTTCCGTAACCATTATCATCTCTATGGCGCCTTCCTCTTTGTTTCCTTTTTTATTCTCTTTTGTCGTAGGCGAATTCTTCACGACCTTGCGAAACCTCGTGTCCGTAATATCAAGGGCTATCACGCCCAACTCGTCCCGCAGGATCAGTCTGTTTGTAGTATTGTCAATATATGCCACCGTACCAATAGTCTGTAACCTTATTAACTCTACATCTTCTTTCATTTTTATGGAGAGATCATGGAGACTGTAGTAGTATCGGCAATTCATAATACGCCCACCA
It contains:
- a CDS encoding GxxExxY protein — translated: MSANMFVFKVHKELGNGFLEAVYQEALEREFILQGIDFRTQPDVILFYKGQQLNKMYKPDFIAFEKVVVEIKAIEKLTANEEAQIINYLKATRIRVGLLLNFGSKSLEYKRMVL